In Lolium rigidum isolate FL_2022 chromosome 3, APGP_CSIRO_Lrig_0.1, whole genome shotgun sequence, the genomic window atcaTCGCTTTCTTCCACTGCTTCCTTGTCGGCGAGGAAGCAGAGATCGCTCTCCCCATCGGtcgagggacttgtcgtccttcgaCCGGATGGAGAAATCATgatccgactcctccccggccgcaatggcacggcggatgttggccgcatggacctccgccgggttgtactccggcgtcggctcgcgagacgaggaggactgggtggaaagatccgatgaggcagaggaggaagaagacatggtggcacaggagagctttttggagtgctaatgcgaaggagatgcagaggagaactgtttGTGGCAGTTAAATAAAAGAGgacatagtggaaattcaatgccacagcagtttccgaggaggtggtgccaaaactgtcaaatcgtgcggagaagttgagaaggcaagttatcatgatgaaggactctgcgacggtctgcgctcgccacgacatgacccggcgaaggaaagcgtaatgattttggaaatgtcatttccaaaaccaggggagcatgtgttatcaccggaatccgaccaagccagaggtgggccgcgatcaagatggacttgaagatatgtgcgtggacagatatgtgaatcggccttgtgtatcaagtttgggctagttggcccgtgtatctttatagtaggttacgtagaaattagagtttgtctcgtgcacggtttagtgcacgcccacattagaaagtcccctggactataaatatgtacctagggtttatggaataaacaacaaccaacgttcaaccacaaacaaatctcggcgcatcgccaactccttcgtctcgagggtttctaccggtaagcaccatgctgcctagatcgcatcttgcgatctaggcagcgtaatgcctatccccgttgttcatgcgttgctcgtactgaagcctttttgatggcgagcaacgtagttatcgtagacgcgttagggttagcatcgttcttagcatcatatgctcgcgtagtgcaacccttgcgcgtctagccgtccttgtgcctcatcatgggtgcagggcggcaccccgcttggtctttatttagtagatctgatccgttatggtcgatccttgattcatcaaggattagtttaacatccgcaatagttaggccttacaaagggttggaggatccagcggcatgcggggtgtagtttgctgcccctagacgggacgttccgaggatcaacctagtgttggtttttaggccttgtctagggctggcttacgtttaccgtgcgtgagcgcgaggcccaatcgtgagtaggatgatccgattatgcggtgaaaaccctagatcatcgtggatctcatacgcttcatattgatcaagcgggaccaccatatattcggccaccttggacgaatcatgggtgaatcggctccccgagccgattcacgggacaactcgagagccgatcgaggctcgtattcaacgtgtacgtgtgtgccctgcgaggaaactaagcgaggcatcatccacaccttcccgaccaggtataggtcaggtggcacgcccttgcgacccggcatcggcgcgcgaccaggaggctttgcgggccgtcgctctgagggactggggccagccgcagccctagtcgttcccggctctaccgtgttggccagtcgctgcccgccggtgggtttctgacgccaacaggatcatagtgcttagtggtgaagtttgccacctccacgttcaggactgcctcggctatggatgcttcgatcttgcatttattgccagtcatttgacgaagcttttgtgtttctctctcgggaccaaactgccaacggccccaattcggcccccctttaagcattcctccgcgaggtgcaggatcatatgttgcatcgaattaaagaaccctggaggaaagatcttctctagatcgcaaagcaacacgggtgcctcttcatccagccttctcaatcactttagtgtctaactccctagcacaaatccggcggaagaaaaactcaacctcgctagcactcgccaattcttctcagggacatagcctcgaatcatgaccggcattatccgctcaagccatatgtggtagtcatgactcttcagcccttgtactcgcaacgtttcaatgttcagacccctcatccagttggctgcgaacccatcagggaaaaacaaggagtccttcatccattggaagacctcccttttttgggcctttgtgagacagaacggagcgtgtggcttagtccaagttttttggcaccatgaggtggctgcatgttcaactccggcctatcgcaccacatttcttgatcaattcgagcctttatgttatccttcgtcttctcggtgtccacaatcgtgctccaaatggcttcaccgatattcttctcggtgtgcattacatcaatgttatgcgggagctcgagaaactcaaagtaagggagcttccataagcacggcttgtgagtccattggtgtgtctccccatatcccaagaaaccattcccatcagggctaggcttaagagcatctaactcggccttgatttccgttccggtcttcggaattggcttcgggccacggacaacacggcctttcttgaagctctttacatcactcccgtatgcatgcctccgctcaaggaactcgtcgagcttcatcaaagcatgaatacttgcctcccttgtttagccggaagaaagtcacggcctgctcgcaccgtgggcaaggccacttcccatgtgtacaccacccgcgagaacaaagcacgtgctggcaggtcatgcaggacgtgtggtaccacacatacatatcgaagtactccttctttgatgcgtcatatgttcggatcccgcgaccttcccagccacgaaccaagtcatccaccggcggttccaggtacacattcatgttcttacccgggtatttgggccccgggattatcatcgacacaaacatgttctccgatctcatgcggacgccgtggggaggttcatgggaataacaaacaccggccaacaactcgtatactgcagccgacataccatatggattgaacccatcggttgatatcgcaagctgctacgctcctcgggtcacccgctttcggtggaaatttcttgacaaagttcttccatgcagtaccatccgacggatgtatcatcttgtcggtgtatccgtttccttccacggcccacctcatctgttgggctgtatcctcggtcatgaagagccgcctggatcctcggtagaagctggaagatagcggaggatattcttggcaaccgtggtccgcctcttcgaccatcaccattgcggtctacctcaaagtacctagaggaattgcatttgatgcaataatttgtgtcggcgtgctcctctccgaatagcatgcatccctttggacaagcgtgtatctcgccgagatgacatcttaaggtcaccgagcaatttggtcgaatagtagaagttttgcggcaagaggtgccctttcggcgagaaggctgcctacgatgaccggaagttcatcgaacccatctctgcacaagttcctatggcacttcaaggccataaggcgagcgatggcatctagttgggtaaccactcgtattttcatgtaggggtttctgcgaagcaaacagagcctcataatactcctttgtgttttcctccgggtcctcacttgtctctcGCTTCtcgaggtgtctccacctctacatgagggctttcgggcacattaccattagccaagttttctaagcacctatcaaaaccaagtgttatattccccctaggttgaatctgccgcacctccttcctagcacgtttctttgccttttctccatggtaagtccaaatcccgtaggacggtgtgaacccaaacttgatcaggtgcatactcatagtttccttgtcccgtgcctttcggttagcgcacttactacaagggcaccaaacacttataggtctgctaggtatggcaaacgccctatccacaaactgctcggtcttttctccccattcatcggtatagttccaccgaccgattctgccatcgtacatccagccacgattatccatcctctaatcagcaacaaaacagacgaacatagcatttatatatcaaatactcaatctatgcatcatatatttatttattttacgcgtgcatcaacctgaaactctactaggtgggctcctagcagccgccggatccgtagattgagtacgttctcccagctctaccccgatccgagacagaatttcggcagcacctccccgctgctctcccgatacacgtctcggcaaaaagccgagaggggtgtgcatccggagaacaacggggaggcgctaccgaaatcctgtctcggatcggggtagagcacggagaacgtacccaactacgcatccgccggctgtcccgataaatgccgtaagagttacggttcataatatgcgagaccactaatgcatatttatccgcgtaacccttacggtcgggaagagacgcctaggtatcgccacagacttggtgatctagacacaaagaaaaacctaggtacaagagaggcgaacagattctcaccctcgaagcgtgatcgacagCCGGCGAAGAAGACCAACGACCCTCCGGCAACGCTCCTCAAGCACCCCGACAACGCCGGCCCCTGTGTCCACCTCGAAACATCGTCTGCATAGCGAGAAAAGTAATTAGCGATAAAGAACTTTTGCTAAATCCCACTATTTTAAATACAATATTTCTAATAAATTGTGCCCTCCAATTTCTAAAATAATTTCTATACTAAACTTCCCTATTTTCATGCATATTTACTGTAACTACTAATTACCATGCATATTATTTTATACAAGGTTCAAAAAAGCATGTAACCCTATAATATGTTGTAAATTTGTATCCTAAGCGAGGGGATGAAGGCGCCGCACATGGCACGGAGCGTCTCCATTCTGCGTTGGGTGCAGCCCGTGCATGTACTTGTGAAGTTCCATTTATTAGCTTTGAGGAAATAGTCGCTGCAACGGACAACTTCTCTCTGTCCAAGTTACTTGGACAAGGTGGCTTTGGCAAAGTTTACAAGGTAAACATAAACTCTACAGTGCCCCTAATCGCAAGTACGGAGTATGTTATAACCTTATTTTCTACTTGTTGCAATAATCCAGGGGCTCTGATCATAAATGAATCAGTCAAATGCATTTGATGCCACATCTTGTATTAACTCAAATACCATTCTTGCAGATTATGAAAATAAGCTAATGCCATATCTGATTTTGGCATGGCAAGAATCTTTGGTGGAGATGAACAACAAGCGAATACTAACCGAGTACAAACCTGTAgaaatgcggcggcggcggcgtgggagggggcgcaaggcggcggcggcgtgggagggctccggcggcggcggcgtgggaggGGGCGCAAGGCGGCGGTGTGGGAGAGGGCtctggcgcgcggcggcggcgtgggagaGGGCgctggcgcgcggcggcggcggcgtgggggaagcagggaggggagggctccggcggcggcggcggcgtgggggcagCAGGGAGGGGAGGGCTCCGGCGGCGTCTGCGTGGGAGGGGGCGCAAGGTGGCGCGCGGCGTGGGAGAGGCCTGGGCTCGATCTGGCGCGGTGTGTGTGTGGTCGAGACAACGCGCGCCTGGCCGGATAGGGCAATAATTGCAGTCTTTGCCGTGCagcggcctttgccgtgcgtgcaaggctttgccgtgcggggagatctttgccgtgcgcataaggtctttgccgtgcggcaagtctttgccgtgcggcaaagtctctttgccgtgcggtttcTGGCTTTGCCGTCCGCAAGTGCACGGCAAAGTTTTTTTTATTAGTTTACCATTTCAATTGTCATAAATGAGAAtttagttttatttcaaattaaattaaacTTGTTTTTCCAACATGAGTAATTTTTCATAATGTTCTTATCATGTTTTCTTAAATCTATAGGGGTGCAAATTCGAGCACATAAATCCTAACACTAACCGTCGGGGTCACAcataccgccggagcaccggaaccgtaACCCTGAACCCTAAACACTAGCTCTACCCCTAAATCCTAGCCctcaccctaaccctaacctaaaagaatgagaagtgtcaaagtgtggtgcaaggtctaatggtgcaaaagtatctcccctaaaccctaaaccctaaactggggaggcttcgagcactaaaacccctctaaaaccctaaaccacgacgccggagctgcagaaccatgcatcataaaccctaaccctaaccctaaaccataaacctatacctaaccataaatacttacattgaacctaaaccctagccctaccccctagaccctagccctaaccctacaccaaaccctaaccgagtagatcgagcggaccctcgatcatgtgataatggctcgagctgcgggtatgtatgtgccaaagggtcccaatcttggttctccatgtgtatatgtcctaaacaaacctaaaagaatgaaaagttacattggtgcaccctcgcgcggagaaatctagggggtagacccgccggggcacacgttccgctcttttgggggaaggagggggagaacgaccgccggagcaccggaaccccaccaaattttgcatgtggacctatgatatgtgtcaaagtgtggtgcaaggtctaatggtgcaaaagtagctcccctaaaccctagaccctagccctaaccctacacctaaccctaaccagtagatcaggcacaccctcgatcatgtgataatggctcgagctgcgggtatgtatgtgccaaagggtcccaatcttggttctacatgtgtatatgtcctaaacaaacctaaaagaatgaaaagttacattggtgcaccctcgcgcggagaaatctaggggggtagacccgccggggcacacgttccgctgttttggggggaggaggggagaacgaccgccggagcaccggaaccccaccaaatcttgcatgtgggcctatgatatgtgtcaaagtgtggtgcaaggtctaatggtgcaaaagtatctcccctaaaccctaaaccctaaactggggaggcttcgagcactaaaacccctctaaaaccctaaaccacgacgccgtgagctgcagaaccatgcatcataaaccctaaccctaaccctaaaccctaaacctatacctaaccataaatacttacattgaacctaaaccctagccctaccccctagaccctagccctaaccctacaccaaaccctaaccgagtagatcgagcacaccctcgatcatgtgataatggctcgagctgcgggtatgtatgtgccaaagggtcccaatcttggttctccatgtgtatatgtcctaaacaaacctaaaagaatgaaaagttacattggtgcaccctcgcgcggagaaatctaggggggtagacccgccggggcacacgttccgctcttttgggggaaggagggggagaacgactgccggagcaccggaaccccaccaaattttgcatgtggacctatgatatgtgtcaaagtgtggtgcaaggtctaatggtgcaaaagtagctcccctaaaccctagaccctagccctaaccctacacctaaccctaaccgagtagatcgagcacaccctcgatcatgtgataatggctcgagctgcgggtatgtatgtgccaaagggtcccaatcttggttctccatgtgtatatgtcctaaacaaacctaaaagaatgaaaagttacattggtgcaccctcgcgcggagaaatctagggggtagacccgccggggcacacgttccgctgtttggggggaggagggggagaacgaccgccggagcaccggaaccccaccaaaccttgcatgtgggcctatgatatgtgtcaaagtgtggtgcaaggtctaatggtgcaaaagtatctcccctaaaccctaaaccctaaactggggaggcttcgagcactaaaacccctctaaaaccctaaaccacgacgccgcagctgcagaaccatgcatcataaaccctaaccctaaccctaaaccctaaacctatacctaaccataaatacttacattgaacctaaaccctagccctaccccctagaccctagccctaaccctacaccaaaccctaaccgatagatcgggcacaccctcgatcatgtgataatggctcgagctgcgggtatgtatgtgccaaagggtcccaatcttggttctccatgtgtatatgtcctaaacaaacctaaaagaatgaaaagttacattggtgcaccctcgcgcggagaaatctaggggggtagacccgccggggcacacgttccgctgttttggggggaggagggggagaatgaccgccggagcaccggaaccccaccaaaccttgcatgtgggcctatgatatgtgtcaaagtgtggtgcaaggtctaatggtgcaaaagtatctcccctaaaccctaaaccctaagccgggaggcttcgagcactaaaacccctctaaaaccctaaaccacgacgccgcagtacacgagaaccatgcatcataaaccctaaccctaaccctaaaccctaaacctatacctaaccataaatacttacattgaacctaaaccctagccctaccccctagaccctagccctaaccctacaccaaaccctaaccgagtagatcgggcacaccctcgatcatgtgataatggctcgagctgcgggtatgtatgtgccaaagggtcccaatcttggttctccatgtgtatatgtcctaaacaaacctaaaagaatgaaaagttacattggtgcaccctcgcgcggagaaatctagggggtagacccgccgggcacacgttccgctcgttttgggggaggagggggagaacgaccgccggagcaccggaaccccaccaaaccttgcatgtgggcctatgatatgtgtcaaagtgtggtgcaaggtctaatggtgcaaaagtatctcccctaaaccctaaaccctaaactggggaggcttcgagcactaaaacccctctaaaaccctaaaccacgacgccgcagctgcagaaccatgcatcataaaccctaaccctaaccctaaaccctaaacctatacctaaccataaatacttacattgaacctaaaccctagccctaccccctagaccctagccctaaccctacaccaaaccctaaccagtagatcaggcacaccctcgatcatgtgataatggctcgagctgcgggtatgtatgtgccaaagggtcccaatcttggttctccatgtgtatatgtcctaaacaaacctaaaagaatgaaaagttacattggtgcaccctcgcgcggagaaatctaggggggtagacccgccggggcacacgttccgctcgtttggggggaggaggggagaacgaccgccggagcaccggaaccccaccaaaccttgcatgtgggcctatgatatgtgtcaaagtgtggtgcaaggtctaatggtgcaaaagtatctcccctaaaccctaaaccctaaactggggaggcttcgagcactaaaacccctctaaaaccctaaaccacgacgccgcagctgcagaaccatgcatcataaaccctaaccctaaaccctaaacctatacctaaccataaatacttacattgaacctaaaccctagccctaccccctagaccctagccctaaccctacaccaaaccctaaccagtagatcgagcacaccctcgatcatgtgataatggctcgagctgcgggtatgtatgtgccaaagggtcccaatcttggttctccatgtgtatatgtcctaaacaaacctaaaagaatgaaaagttacattggtgcaccctcgcgcggagaaatctaggggggtagacccgccggggcacacgttccgcccttttgggggaggggggggagaacgaccgccggagcaccgaaccccaccaaaccttgcatgtgggcctatgatatgtgtcaaagtgtggtgcaaggtctaatggtgcaaaagtatctcccctaaaccctaaaccctaaaccggggaggcttcgagcactaaaacccctctaaaaccctaaaccacgacgccgcagactgcagaaccatgcatcataaaccctaaccctaaccctaaaccctaaacctatacctaaccataaatacttacattgaaccaaaaccctagccctaccccctagaccctagccctaaccctacaccaaaccctaaccagtagatcaggcacaccctcgatcatgtgataatggctcgagctgcgggtatgtatgtgccgaagggtcccaatcttggttctccatgtgtatatgtcctaaacaaacctaaaagaatgaaaaattacattggtgcaccctcgcgcggagaaatctaggggggtagacccgccggggcacacgttccgtcgttttgggggaggaggggagaacgaccgccggagcaccgaaccccaccaaaccttgcatgtgggcctatgatatgtgtcaaagtgtggtgcaaggtctaatggtgcaaaagtatctcccctaaaccctaaaccctaaactggggaggcttcgagcactaaaacccctctaaaaccctaaaccacgacgccgcagctgcagaaccatgcatcataaaccctaaccctaaccctaaaccctaaacctatacctaaccataaatacttacattgaacctaaaccctagccctaccccctagaccctagccctaaccctacaccaaaccctaaccagtagatcaggcacaccctcgatcatgtgataatggctcgagctgcgggtatgtataacacttaacagattcctggacgtgtacggtgaagtgtcccgccgcgggtatatcgggggctagactgtgccaaagggtaccacacatggttttccatatgtccatggactaaacaaacctaaacctatgaaaaggtatattggtggaacctcgcgcggagaaatctagggggtagacccgccgtcccgctgttttgggggggaaggagggggacggccgccggagcaccggaaccccgatatatgtgggggatgagcatggagactaattttgtatttcacatagtgtaataaatagtcatcaaaaagaaaaactaattaacaaaataaatataagtagtagatgaaataaaatagttagaaaaacaaataaaatgtatattggcgcacggcaaagggagaagcgcacggcaaaggaccctttgccgtgcaacttgcctgtctgcacggcaaaggggcgggcACGGCAGTGCATttttgcctttgccgtgcgctgtttctttgccgtgcggcttgcaggGACTTTGCCGTCCTCAAatgtttgccgtgcgctgctcccattctttgccgtgaggaactactttgccgtgcgccatatctttctttgccgtgctatgtttctttgccgtgcgctgctctcattctttgccgtgcatttttgCGTTGCCGTGGGCTCTTCTtgctacgcacggcaaagaattctttgccgtgcagcagctcacggcaaagcttcgctgcacggcagcgcctgattttcccgtagtgaccCACACCGAGGGCTCCTCACGATGAAGAGCGGAAACAACAAGGGGCTACGGCCAACACACACACCAGCGCACGCACGGGAGCCGAGATGTCAGAGTAAGGCCACATGATCATGGAACGGTAGCTGCTTCCGGTGTCATGCCCCAGCTCGCCGTGTCCCGCACCCGCATAAGGTCGAGGAAGATCATGGTTGCACAAAAACCAGGCCGAAATATAAACATAAAAATAAGTAACTTATATATATGCCTACTACTCGTGTCAAGAGGTGAAGGTGAGCCCCGATCCCCGAAGCTTTTCCTCGACAGTGGTATCGATGCGGCGGGCCATCTTAGGCGTCATATGGTTCACCCAGTCCCCTACGATCCCTTTCCTGAAATAGCTTTGGTGGGCAAAGTTGAACTCCCCAGTGCTTCCTGTTTTGTTTCCTTGGAGGCCTCTCATGGTGTCGAAGCTGCACAGCTTGCAGATTTCCATCGGCAGCTCCGCCGCTTCCTCGGCCACCGAGAATGGCACACCCAAGAACCGCCCGAGCTCTCGGACGGTGCTGACCGGATCGACTAGCATCTTCTCGTACCTCAGAAACAGAACTCCATCCGGCCTGGCTTTACTGGCCCTCCAGTATCCCAGGACGTGCTCCCAAAATGGGCCGTTGGGGTTCCTGCCATCGCATATCAACTCGAACACCTCCGAGAAGGAGAAGTTCACTCCAGCTCTATTGAGGAAGTGCCATAGGGAGACAACCATATCCTTGGGCTCCCTGCAGACAAACACGGTCTTGCACTTGGCGAGGGAGCGAGGCAGCAGGGAGTAGTGCAGGTGCGTGTGCATGATTCTAGGCGACGGCAGCGCCTCCAGCTTGGCTTCCTGGCCGTGCAGGAAGACCTCCTCCATGTAGGGGACGCACTCGTGCGGGTTGAGGCGGCGGAGCGGGTGGTCAGCGGCAGAGGGAGGGTAGGAGAACCGTGCCATGGTGGCGAAGGTGAGCGACTTGATCCAGGTTGTGCCGGACTTGACAGGGCTCGCGAGGAGCACATCGCCCGGCCGAGATCTGAAGCGACGCTGGAGGGCGATGAGCCCGGGAACCACCGTGCCCAGCATCCACACACCCTGGTACTGCCGCAGCTCAAGGTTGGGGCCCGTTGTGTTGCTCGGCAGGGAGGCAACAATGTCGTCCGCGCTCTCATCCGGCGGGGCGATCACCATCTCGCCCTCGTCCTTCCAGTTCAAGTCCTTGAACGCTACTGGGCCGACCAGGCAAGACGTGTCTAGAGCAGCCATGGCTGTGCTGTGGTTGGCTACTTGAAACTTCTCTCCGCACGACGGGTTACTTATATAGCAGCTGAGATCCAGTCTCATATATGCACCAGGCACCTGCATGC contains:
- the LOC124698559 gene encoding cytosolic sulfotransferase 8-like, whose translation is MAALDTSCLVGPVAFKDLNWKDEGEMVIAPPDESADDIVASLPSNTTGPNLELRQYQGVWMLGTVVPGLIALQRRFRSRPGDVLLASPVKSGTTWIKSLTFATMARFSYPPSAADHPLRRLNPHECVPYMEEVFLHGQEAKLEALPSPRIMHTHLHYSLLPRSLAKCKTVFVCREPKDMVVSLWHFLNRAGVNFSFSEVFELICDGRNPNGPFWEHVLGYWRASKARPDGVLFLRYEKMLVDPVSTVRELGRFLGVPFSVAEEAAELPMEICKLCSFDTMRGLQGNKTGSTGEFNFAHQSYFRKGIVGDWVNHMTPKMARRIDTTVEEKLRGSGLTFTS